GAAGCCCATCATCACGTCGACGACGTCGTTGCCGCGCATCGCCACGACCATCGGGATGGAGCGCGCGTTGAACGCCTGCGCCAGCTCCGGCTCCTCATCGATGTTGATCTTGCCGACCTTGACCTGGCCCTCAAACTCGCCGGCGAGCTTGTCGATGACCGGGCTGAGCGCGCGGCAGGGACCGCACCAGGGCGCCCACAGGTCCACGATCACGGGTACGTCGGCGTTGACCACTTCGTCATTGAAGTTGTTCTTGTTGAAGTTATGCGTCGTCACGATGGACTCCTTCTTTAGCTCCGCGCGTATCGCGCGGCTTCATCAAACCTGGAGGTATGGCCGACCCGACACTCGAGCCTGCCGCTACCTTAGAGATTCAACACCGGCGGACAAAGTTTCAAATTCATCGCCGGCGATCGGTGTCACTCCCAGCCTTCGAGCGTGGTGCGGATATGCGCCAGAAACGCATCGGCGGTGGCCCCGTCGATCGTACGGTGGTCAAAAGACATGCAGAAGATCGCGGTGGGGCGCACCATAATGGCGTCGGTCTTCTGATCGACAACCACCCGCTTTTTGATGGCGCCGGTGCTGATGATCGCCGTCTGCGGCTGGTTGATAATCGGCACGCCGAACTCCGCACCAAAGATCCCATGGTTGGAGAGCGTAAACGTCCCCCCGCGGACCTCATCGGGCTTGAGGCGTTTTTTGCGCGCGCGCTCGGCCAGATCGTTGATGGAGCGCGCCACACCCAGCAGGCTGAGCTCATCGACGTTGCGTACCACCGGTACGATCAGCGAGGCCTCCAGCGCCACGGCCACACCCACGTTGATATCCCCGCGGTAGACGAGCTGGTCACCGTCGAGCGAGGCGTTGACCACGGGGAAGGCGCGCAGTGCGTCGGCCACCGCTTTGACCATAAACGCGGTGTAGGTGAGTTTGACGCCGCGCTCCTCAAACTCGGCCTTCATGCGCTTACGGGCTTTGAACACCGCCGAGAAGTCGATCTCGTGGATGGTGTGGGCGTGCGCGCTGGTAGCCCGCGAGCGGGTCATATGCTCGGCGATGGCCGCGCGTTGCGGCCCCAGCGGCTCGTAACGATCCCGGTCGCCCAGCGTGATGGGCGGGGCCGCTGGCGCCTGACGGGTCTGCTGCGCGGGCTGCGAGGCGATGGGTCCGGTCGAGCCGTTGGTCCCCTGGTGGGCTCCCGACTCGATAAAGGCCATGATGTCGGCTTTGGTCACCCGGCCGCTCATGCCGCTGCCCTCAATCGGCGAGAGATCGGCGATGCCGTGCTCCTGTGCGATGCGGCGCACAAGGGGGGTGGAGCGGGTGCGGCGAAGCTCCTCCCGCGACGGCACGCCGTTGCTGCTCGCGGCCGAGGTCGTGGTGGGAGCCGGCGAGGCAAGCGCGGTGGCGGAGCCACCGGAGCTCGCAGAAACCGCGCCGCTGCTGGCCGAAGCCGCCTTCGCCGGAGCCGACGCCGCCTCATGGGAGGCCGCGCTCACCTCACCGGCCTTCGCCTCGGTATCGAGCACGGCCACCACGGTGTTGATCTCCACGGTGTCGCCCACCTTCGCAAGGCGCTCCACCAACACGCCGGCCAGGGGGCTGGGCACCTCCGCGTCGACCTTATCGGTGGTGATCTCAAAGAGCGGCTCGTCGCGCTCCACAAAATCGCCGATCTCTTTGAGCCACGCGGTCACCGTCCCCTCGGTCACCGACTCTCCCATCTGCGGCATCACCACTTCGCTTCGCATCTCGCCATCCTCTCTTTCAGTCAGGAAACGTCTTGAATGAACTCTCAGCTCACATCTTCTCGCCAGTGGCGAGTTAGATGTGAATGGCGTGACCCATCGCCGCGTGCGCCGCCTCGGCCACCGCCTCGGCCAGCGTGGGGTGGGGGTGAATCGTCATCAAGAGCTCCTCGATGGTCGACTCCAACTCCATGGCCAGGGTGCCCTCGGTGATGAGCTCGGTGGCCTTCGGCCCGATGATATGCAGCCCCAGAAGTTCGTCGTACTTTTTGTCGGCCACGATCTTCACGAACCCTTCGGTCTTGTTGAGGATCGCCGCCTTGCCGATCGCGCTGAAGGGGAAGACACCCGTCTTCACGTCATAGCCCGCCTCTTTCGCCGCCTCTTCGCTCAGGCCCACCGAAGCGACCTCGGGGCTGCAGTAGGTGCACATGGGCACCAGGCGGTGGTTGATGGGACGCGGGTTTTTGCCGGCGATATGATCGACGGCCAGGATGCCTTCTTTGGAGGCCACGTGCGCAAGCCAGGCGGTGTTCACAATATCGCCGATGGCGTAGACGCCCGGCTCACCGGTGCGCAAAAACTCATCGACCTCGACCACACCACGATCGTTGATTTTGATCTTCGTGCCTTTCGCGCCGATATCCTGCGTGCGCGGGGCGCGCCCGGCGGCCACCAGCAGATGCGACGCCTCAATGGTCTGCGAGCTGGTTTTGTCGCCCTTTTTGGTCTCCACAACCAGCTTGACGCCCTTATCGTCGGCCTTGACGTCGGTGACCTTCGAGCTGGTCAGCACCGTCATGCCCTGCTTCTTAAAGGACTTCTCAGCCTCAGCGCAGACCTCGTGATCTTCGGAAGGAAGCACCCGCGGGGCCATCTCAATCAACGTGACTTTGGAGCCGTAGCGCAAAAACACGCTGGCAAACTCGGTGCCCACAGCCCCGGCGCCGATCACGACCAGGTGCTCCGGCACCTCCTCAAGCTCCAGAATCCCGTCGGAATCGAGCACCCGCGCCGGGCTCATATCGATGAAGGGAAGGTGGAAGCAGGTCGAGCCGGTGGCCAGAATCACGTTTTTGGTCGAGAGGGTCTGCGTCTTGCCGTCGGCGGCCTCTACGCTGACCTTGCCCTTGCCCGCCAGACGACCGTGGCCCAGGTGCACGTCGATCTTGTTTTTCTTCATCAGGTAGCTGACGCCGCCGGCGTTCTTCTTGACCACCTTCGCCTTGTACGCGTGCATCTTCGCCATATCGAGCGCCACATCGGAGGCCATCACCCCGATCTCGTCGCCCTTTTTGAGCGTCTCGAGCATGTCGGCGGTATGCAGCATGGCCTTGGTCGGAATGCAGCCACGCAGAAGACAGGTGCCCCCCAGGCGCTCGGTGGGCTCCCGCTCCACGATGGCCGTCTTCAGCCCGGATTGTGCGGCGTGAATGGCCGCAACATAGCCTCCCGGCCCCGATCCAATCACCACGACATCGTACTGACTCATGCCCGTCTCCTACGCCAGACGCCCCGGATTTGGGGGCGCTATCAAGGGTCGAAATTTCTCAGCTGCAACCGGCCCGTAACGTACTACGCCCCCCCTCCCTGTCAAGGTTGCCAAACGCTCCCAGGACGACGCTGGCTGTGTCGCTGCGTCGTCGCGGTAGCCCTGCTACACGCTCCTCCTTGCTCCTTGCCAGCCCCGCCCTGGATGCGTTTGGGTTGGGGGGTGTGCGCCCAGCGCGACGCTGGCAGTGTCGCTGCGGCGTCGCGGTAGCGCTGCTACACGCTCCTCCTTGCTCCTTGCCATCAGCCGCCCTGGATGCGTTTGGGTTGGGGGGTATGCGCCCAGGACGACGCTGGCTGTGTCGCTGTGTCGTCGCGGTAGCGCTGCTACACGCTCCTCCTTGCTCCTTGCCATCAGCCGCCCTGGACGCGTTTGGGTTGGGGGCGGTGCGAGTTGTGGTTGGGTGGTTAGGTGGTTGGGTGGTTGTGAGACGCCGAGGTTCGCGATGTGGGTCGATTCGTGAGGGCATAGGGAGGTTCACGGGTGCCGAGTCCGAGTTCGTCCCTAAGACCCACATCACCCGCATAAATACTGCCCCTGCACCGACCCACGGTCAGTCTCCACACGTAGCGCTGCTACAGCTCTTTCCCTGCCTTCTTGCCATCGGCCGTCCTGGACGCGTTTGGGTTGGGGGGCGTGCGAGTTGGGGTTGGGTGGTTGGGTGGTTGTGAGGCACCGAGGTTCGCGATGTGGGTCGATTCGTGAGGGCGTAGGGAGGTTCACGGGTGCCGAGTCCGAGTCCGTCCCTAAGACCCACATCACCCGCATAAACACTGCCCCTCCACCGACCCACGGTCAGTCTCCACACGGTCAGTCTCCACACGTAGCGCTGCTACAGCTCTTTCCCTGCCTTCTTGCCATCGGCCGCCCTGGATGCGTTTGGGTTGGGGGGTGTGCGAGTTGTGGTTGGGTGGTTGGGTGGTTGTGAGGCACCGAGGTTCGCGATGTGGGTCGATTCGAGTGCCCCCCCGGGCGGTTCACGGGTGCCGAGTCCGAGTCCGTCCCTAAGACCCACATCACCCGCATAAACACTGCCCCTGCACCGACCCACGGTCAGTCTCCACACGTAACGCTGCTACAACGTTATCTCTGCCTTCTTGCCATCGGCCGTCCTGGACGCGTTTGGGTTGGGAGGCGTGCGAGTTGTGGTTGGGTGGTTGGGTGGTTGTGAGGCACCGAGGTTCGCGATGTGGGTCGATTCGAGTGCCCCCCGGGCGGTTCGCGGGTGCCGAGTCCGAGTCCGTCCCTAAGACCCACATCACCCGCATAAACACTGCCCCTCCACCGACCCACGGTCAGCCTCCACGACGACCCACGGTCAGCCTCCACGACGACCCACGGTCAGCCTCCGCACCGCCAGAGACAAAAAAGCCCGGGCCTCTCGGCCCGGGCTTTTTCTCATGTCACGTGATCTCGGCGTTTTTTACAAAACGCCTTCTCAATCACGCGACGCTTTGGCTGCTTCACCCGGTGTCGATGCGTTTTTACGGCATCGACACCTTCTTATGAAGCGGCTCCGTCGAAGAAGACCTGCGTCATTTAAGACGTCATCGTTCTTTTTCGACCTGTCATATGAGACCTGCGTCCCTTAAGACGTCGACAGCCTCACACAACCTCTGGCGCTTTCGTTTCAACGTTTGCGTCACTTAAGACGTCGACACGTCAATCCGAACCCTTCAACCTCAGACGCTGCCAACTTAATAACACCATCTGAAGCCTGCGCCGCCACGAAGCGTCGTTCTCTCTTCGTGACTTAATATCAATGTGCGCACATATCTCCGACCACCAACTCTTTTCATCCTTTTCAGCCCGCAAACCTCCCCATGCCCTCACGAATCGACCCACACCGCGAACCACCGCGAACCACAACCACACAACCACACAACCACCCAACCACAACCCGCGAACCACCGCGAACCACAACCACACAACCACCTAACCACAACCCGCGAACCTCCCCACGCTCTCACGAATCACCCCACACCGCGAACCACCGCGAACCACAACCACACAACCACACAACCACCTAACCACAACCCGCGAATCTCCCCACGCCCTCACACATCGACCCGGAACGAGCCCGTCCCTAAGACCCACATCACCCGCATAAATACTGCTCCTCCACCGACCCACGGT
The sequence above is drawn from the Lujinxingia sediminis genome and encodes:
- a CDS encoding dihydrolipoamide acetyltransferase family protein, with product MRSEVVMPQMGESVTEGTVTAWLKEIGDFVERDEPLFEITTDKVDAEVPSPLAGVLVERLAKVGDTVEINTVVAVLDTEAKAGEVSAASHEAASAPAKAASASSGAVSASSGGSATALASPAPTTTSAASSNGVPSREELRRTRSTPLVRRIAQEHGIADLSPIEGSGMSGRVTKADIMAFIESGAHQGTNGSTGPIASQPAQQTRQAPAAPPITLGDRDRYEPLGPQRAAIAEHMTRSRATSAHAHTIHEIDFSAVFKARKRMKAEFEERGVKLTYTAFMVKAVADALRAFPVVNASLDGDQLVYRGDINVGVAVALEASLIVPVVRNVDELSLLGVARSINDLAERARKKRLKPDEVRGGTFTLSNHGIFGAEFGVPIINQPQTAIISTGAIKKRVVVDQKTDAIMVRPTAIFCMSFDHRTIDGATADAFLAHIRTTLEGWE
- the lpdA gene encoding dihydrolipoyl dehydrogenase, with product MSQYDVVVIGSGPGGYVAAIHAAQSGLKTAIVEREPTERLGGTCLLRGCIPTKAMLHTADMLETLKKGDEIGVMASDVALDMAKMHAYKAKVVKKNAGGVSYLMKKNKIDVHLGHGRLAGKGKVSVEAADGKTQTLSTKNVILATGSTCFHLPFIDMSPARVLDSDGILELEEVPEHLVVIGAGAVGTEFASVFLRYGSKVTLIEMAPRVLPSEDHEVCAEAEKSFKKQGMTVLTSSKVTDVKADDKGVKLVVETKKGDKTSSQTIEASHLLVAAGRAPRTQDIGAKGTKIKINDRGVVEVDEFLRTGEPGVYAIGDIVNTAWLAHVASKEGILAVDHIAGKNPRPINHRLVPMCTYCSPEVASVGLSEEAAKEAGYDVKTGVFPFSAIGKAAILNKTEGFVKIVADKKYDELLGLHIIGPKATELITEGTLAMELESTIEELLMTIHPHPTLAEAVAEAAHAAMGHAIHI
- the trxA gene encoding thioredoxin; its protein translation is MTTHNFNKNNFNDEVVNADVPVIVDLWAPWCGPCRALSPVIDKLAGEFEGQVKVGKINIDEEPELAQAFNARSIPMVVAMRGNDVVDVMMGFQGEQPLRKLFEKASAAK